The following proteins are co-located in the Conyzicola lurida genome:
- a CDS encoding TetR/AcrR family transcriptional regulator: protein MTDAPAPDATTTAISQPDMRADSRRNRVRLVAAARELVAEKGLDVTAAEIAARAEVGVGTLYRRFGSKEALLDDILADGLDEVEAVALLSLEDPDAWNGLVAFFRFFSQTQVGNQGIAEFLAANSDLPGEAIRDDSRPLRELVQQIVRRAHDAGVLRADVTWQDFIVLSRASVDAGDCLGFHAPSDQWERTCAVILNGLRAPR, encoded by the coding sequence ATGACCGACGCTCCAGCTCCCGACGCAACAACAACCGCCATTAGCCAGCCGGACATGCGGGCCGACTCCCGGCGAAACCGAGTTCGTCTGGTGGCTGCCGCGAGGGAACTGGTCGCGGAGAAGGGCCTCGACGTCACGGCGGCCGAGATTGCCGCCCGCGCCGAAGTGGGCGTCGGTACGTTATATCGACGTTTCGGATCGAAAGAGGCCCTACTCGACGACATCCTCGCCGACGGCCTCGATGAGGTCGAGGCCGTCGCGCTGCTCTCACTAGAGGATCCAGACGCGTGGAACGGTCTTGTGGCCTTCTTCAGGTTCTTCAGCCAGACCCAGGTAGGGAACCAGGGCATTGCGGAGTTTCTCGCCGCAAATTCTGACCTCCCGGGTGAGGCAATCAGAGATGACTCCCGTCCTCTACGAGAGCTCGTCCAGCAGATTGTGCGTCGAGCCCACGACGCCGGGGTACTGCGCGCGGATGTCACCTGGCAAGATTTCATCGTCCTTAGTCGTGCATCGGTCGATGCTGGCGATTGTCTCGGTTTCCATGCCCCATCTGACCAGTGGGAGCGCACCTGCGCAGTCATCCTCAACGGGCTCCGGGCGCCGCGCTAG
- a CDS encoding MetQ/NlpA family ABC transporter substrate-binding protein encodes MRINLRSARLAGAAVAVAALTVGLSACASSEPAATTDSDSTDLGTIKVGALQTPAGDILTWVQENLAEDAGLTIEFVPFTDYNTPNLSVSDGSTDANLFQNANFLATYNEASNDSLVSVGEVYLPSAAFYSDKIDSLDDLDDGAKIAIPNDPTNEGRALKILAAEGLIETTDEPTTLADITENPNDYEFVEIENATLAQSVPDVDTAFVTISFALPAGLTSDDAILIEGSDSPYVNVLATTEELESDPRVEKLFELLTSDETAEYINDTWGGLVVPVS; translated from the coding sequence ATGCGTATCAACCTCCGCAGCGCGCGCCTTGCTGGTGCCGCCGTTGCCGTCGCCGCCCTCACCGTCGGCCTCTCGGCCTGCGCCTCGAGCGAGCCCGCCGCGACGACCGACTCCGACAGCACGGACCTCGGCACGATCAAGGTCGGCGCTCTGCAGACCCCGGCCGGCGACATCCTGACCTGGGTTCAGGAGAACCTCGCCGAGGATGCCGGACTCACCATCGAGTTCGTCCCCTTCACCGACTACAACACCCCCAACCTGTCGGTGAGCGACGGGTCGACCGACGCCAACCTCTTCCAGAACGCGAACTTCCTCGCCACCTACAACGAGGCGTCCAACGACTCGCTCGTGAGCGTCGGCGAAGTCTACCTGCCGAGCGCCGCGTTCTACAGCGACAAGATCGACAGCCTCGACGACCTCGACGACGGCGCGAAGATCGCCATCCCGAACGACCCGACGAACGAGGGCCGCGCGCTCAAGATCCTCGCGGCCGAGGGCCTGATCGAGACCACCGACGAGCCGACCACGCTCGCCGACATCACCGAGAACCCGAACGACTACGAGTTCGTCGAGATCGAGAACGCGACCCTCGCGCAGTCGGTCCCCGACGTCGACACCGCGTTCGTCACTATCTCGTTCGCACTCCCCGCCGGCCTCACCTCCGACGACGCGATCCTCATCGAGGGCAGCGACAGCCCGTACGTCAACGTGCTCGCCACGACCGAGGAACTCGAGAGCGACCCCCGCGTCGAGAAGCTCTTCGAGCTGCTGACCTCGGATGAGACGGCCGAGTACATCAACGACACCTGGGGCGGCCTCGTCGTCCCCGTCTCGTAG
- a CDS encoding alpha/beta fold hydrolase — MTTQPTIVIVHGAWSDSSPFAAVDALLAADGYTVTHFANPLRSLDNDTDYLAAFLKTRTTGPVVLVGHSYGGAVIGGAALTHPDVQALVYLNAFVPEEGETILDLAGHAGPVDPGALFDMAPFPGDHNVDLYLQPGAFAGGFVNGLPEELAAPLFAKQRPITFQALSEPARADQAWKTLPSWYVAGTDDHSIPFETQSWMAERAASRLTVVTSGHLSMAADPETVARVITEAASFSK; from the coding sequence ATGACCACCCAGCCCACCATCGTCATCGTCCACGGCGCCTGGAGCGACTCCAGCCCCTTCGCCGCGGTTGACGCCCTGCTCGCCGCAGACGGCTACACCGTCACCCACTTCGCCAACCCGCTCCGCTCCCTCGACAACGACACCGACTACCTCGCCGCGTTCCTGAAGACACGCACCACAGGACCGGTCGTGCTCGTCGGACATTCCTACGGCGGAGCAGTCATCGGGGGAGCAGCGCTCACCCACCCCGACGTGCAGGCACTCGTCTACCTCAACGCCTTCGTACCCGAGGAGGGCGAGACCATCCTCGACCTCGCCGGCCACGCCGGCCCGGTCGACCCCGGCGCCCTGTTCGACATGGCGCCGTTCCCCGGCGACCACAACGTCGACCTCTACCTGCAGCCGGGCGCTTTCGCCGGTGGCTTCGTCAACGGCCTCCCCGAGGAACTCGCGGCACCCCTGTTCGCCAAACAACGCCCGATCACCTTCCAGGCCCTCTCCGAGCCGGCCCGCGCCGACCAGGCGTGGAAGACGCTGCCGTCCTGGTACGTCGCCGGTACCGACGACCACAGCATCCCGTTCGAGACCCAGTCGTGGATGGCCGAGCGCGCCGCTTCGCGCCTGACCGTCGTCACCTCGGGACACCTGTCGATGGCCGCCGATCCCGAGACCGTCGCGCGCGTGATCACCGAGGCCGCGTCCTTCTCCAAATAG
- a CDS encoding SDR family NAD(P)-dependent oxidoreductase, with the protein MSVKIERDTTGVAAGWNPRRLPRAEGKVFVITGGHAGIGYFISEQLAHAGATVVMASRSQAKAQNAIASIRARVPGARVSYLHLDLSSLSSVAETATALRDLPRVDALVLNAAAILTKARTETADGNETVFGVNVVGNFALAAQAMAVLERTAGSRLITLASIAPWLARLRTLDMANLNSTTGAYQSFPTYARSKAAQMLIALELDRRLRGSASQVTSVLAHPGGAHDGLSPRRAGVMEPTVLRRIATAPLFAVAQGKDRGAWPIVRAALDPVADGGQIWGPRLWSSIGQPRVEGPTTVIRRIGLLDDDTLARATWDATADLAGVEWGERPPGTKANT; encoded by the coding sequence ATGTCTGTCAAAATCGAGCGGGACACGACCGGCGTCGCTGCCGGGTGGAATCCGCGACGCCTGCCTCGCGCCGAAGGAAAGGTCTTCGTCATCACCGGCGGGCACGCCGGTATCGGCTACTTCATCAGCGAACAACTCGCCCACGCCGGCGCCACGGTGGTGATGGCGTCGCGCAGCCAGGCCAAGGCGCAGAACGCGATTGCATCGATCCGCGCTCGGGTACCCGGTGCGAGAGTCTCTTATCTTCACCTCGATCTGTCGAGTCTCTCGTCGGTCGCCGAGACGGCCACTGCCCTGCGCGACCTGCCTCGAGTCGACGCGCTCGTGCTCAATGCCGCAGCCATTCTCACAAAAGCACGCACAGAGACGGCCGACGGCAACGAGACCGTCTTCGGCGTGAACGTCGTAGGCAACTTCGCTCTCGCCGCGCAGGCGATGGCTGTGCTGGAACGCACGGCGGGCAGCCGCCTGATCACCCTCGCGAGCATTGCACCGTGGCTGGCGCGGCTCCGTACCCTCGACATGGCGAACCTGAACAGCACGACGGGTGCGTATCAGAGCTTCCCGACCTACGCGCGGTCGAAGGCCGCCCAGATGCTCATCGCCCTCGAACTCGACCGTCGGCTCCGCGGCAGCGCCAGCCAGGTGACGAGCGTTCTCGCGCACCCTGGCGGAGCTCACGACGGTCTGAGCCCACGCCGGGCCGGCGTGATGGAACCGACAGTGCTTCGGCGGATCGCCACGGCACCGCTATTCGCGGTCGCACAGGGCAAGGACCGCGGGGCGTGGCCCATCGTCCGCGCCGCTCTGGATCCCGTAGCCGACGGCGGTCAGATCTGGGGGCCGAGACTGTGGTCGTCGATCGGCCAGCCGCGCGTGGAGGGACCGACCACGGTGATCCGCCGGATCGGTCTACTCGACGACGACACGCTCGCCCGCGCGACCTGGGACGCCACGGCCGACCTTGCCGGTGTCGAGTGGGGGGAGCGACCGCCGGGCACTAAGGCGAACACCTGA
- a CDS encoding AAA family ATPase — MTKIDSNLAALDRTTAAALIAALPASTDQRLLLVGEPGIGKSTLIAAAATRFSLSGSLVLRASPSFAERHTSYSMLWDLLGDLDLELLGSTAGEHRTILEIALGRRPAETEIPALATALSFESILRQISANMPVVLLVDDLHWSDPESIAVMERALRHLSDSPIRLVATTREYGRRSAHTSGLTFDPNQVHDLDGLTVDELERLTRPAWPSTPTRSQVVALREHTGGNPMWAFELIRRGATGDLGALQVGTLDAPPPLAVAVADRLQALSRPASDVVAIVALLGRPSLALLGDVLRFSGIPENAIDEADDAGFLEMTTGTATTRHPLHASAATASLGQSRRRELHAFIARAITDPVIKAQHLQQSQPPGPDETIALALTAAAVIMRQRGARLRSAHFDAQAVERTDPSTAAYQDRLLTQAQHLFSAGDDNACLLALGRVAPSRLDIPQYDTWVALTTSADPARARGFLATAAAPEAVRKAILHANSVSAAGLRVSQRARRSAAALSDLSAADTPNATHRALRGLARSHVDAGDGLDHEIIADMNRRQAVRLVVGLDDSGLATEGFLAHLADDVHLSRRSLAGLVDWARAEGKEGIERVFLAHAALVETIAGNVGAAEVLASRSGFDITSGDLPAGLQTMAGLLMVATGRHDDLRRIIPAWRASTTDTALEIEGLLGMSALGRRDWHEAIRHLRVAAKTADDLELVEPGSRFRVDLPLVEALLQVGDIEEAGVRLARIRAFVETRDRPISQIGLHRMTALYLAATGDLSAALAESTAAVDLAADHRRPGDEMLALLQRTRILRRLRRVTQARDDISGAELLFEAAGIEGLRHHLEAASTEKRKVVSPAQLTAAERRVDGLVRDGQSNGEIAAALFVSVRTVESHVSAILRKTGSASRAKLIARD; from the coding sequence ATGACGAAGATCGACTCCAACCTCGCTGCACTGGATCGGACGACGGCGGCTGCTCTCATCGCCGCTCTGCCCGCTTCGACGGATCAGCGCCTGTTGCTCGTGGGGGAGCCAGGGATCGGCAAGTCCACCCTCATCGCAGCCGCCGCCACCCGGTTCTCCTTGTCCGGCTCACTCGTACTGCGCGCGAGCCCGTCATTCGCCGAAAGGCACACCTCCTACAGCATGCTCTGGGACCTCCTGGGCGACCTCGACCTCGAGCTGCTCGGAAGCACCGCAGGTGAACACCGCACCATCCTCGAGATCGCCCTCGGCCGGCGCCCAGCCGAGACCGAGATACCAGCACTGGCCACGGCCCTCTCATTCGAGAGCATCCTGCGTCAGATCTCCGCCAACATGCCTGTAGTGCTATTAGTCGACGACCTGCACTGGTCCGACCCGGAGTCGATCGCGGTCATGGAACGCGCCCTCAGACACCTCTCAGACAGCCCCATCCGTCTCGTCGCAACCACCCGCGAATACGGGCGCCGATCCGCCCACACCTCGGGACTCACCTTCGATCCCAACCAGGTCCACGACCTCGACGGCCTGACGGTCGACGAACTCGAACGCCTCACTCGCCCGGCGTGGCCATCCACTCCAACCCGCTCACAGGTCGTAGCGCTCCGCGAGCACACCGGTGGCAACCCGATGTGGGCGTTCGAACTCATCCGACGCGGCGCCACCGGCGACCTCGGCGCGCTCCAAGTCGGCACACTCGACGCCCCGCCGCCACTCGCCGTCGCCGTCGCGGACCGGCTACAGGCGCTCAGCCGCCCGGCCTCCGACGTCGTCGCGATCGTCGCCCTCCTCGGACGCCCCTCCCTCGCCCTTCTGGGCGACGTCCTCCGCTTCTCCGGGATCCCGGAGAACGCCATCGACGAGGCAGACGACGCCGGCTTCCTCGAAATGACAACGGGGACCGCCACCACCCGGCATCCCCTGCACGCCTCCGCCGCCACGGCCAGCCTCGGACAATCCCGGCGACGGGAGCTGCACGCATTCATCGCCCGGGCGATCACCGATCCCGTAATCAAGGCGCAGCACCTCCAGCAGTCCCAGCCGCCCGGGCCCGACGAGACAATCGCGCTGGCGCTCACGGCCGCCGCCGTCATCATGCGCCAGCGTGGCGCACGACTCCGATCCGCCCACTTCGACGCGCAAGCGGTCGAACGGACCGACCCTTCGACGGCCGCATACCAGGACCGTCTTCTCACCCAAGCCCAGCACCTCTTCTCCGCCGGCGACGACAACGCCTGCCTCCTCGCGCTCGGCCGCGTCGCACCCTCGCGCCTCGACATACCCCAATACGACACGTGGGTCGCCCTGACAACCAGCGCCGACCCGGCGCGGGCCCGCGGCTTCCTCGCGACGGCCGCCGCGCCGGAGGCTGTCCGAAAGGCGATCCTCCACGCCAACTCCGTATCCGCTGCGGGCCTGCGGGTGTCGCAACGCGCCCGTCGCTCGGCCGCAGCGCTTTCCGACTTGTCCGCCGCTGACACCCCCAACGCCACCCATCGGGCACTGCGCGGGCTCGCGCGGTCGCACGTAGACGCCGGCGACGGACTCGACCACGAGATCATCGCCGACATGAACCGCCGACAGGCGGTGCGACTCGTGGTCGGACTCGATGACTCGGGCCTCGCCACAGAGGGCTTCCTCGCCCACCTGGCCGACGACGTCCACCTGTCCCGCCGGTCCTTGGCCGGTCTAGTCGACTGGGCGAGGGCGGAAGGCAAAGAAGGGATCGAACGCGTCTTCCTCGCGCACGCCGCTCTCGTCGAGACTATCGCCGGCAACGTAGGCGCGGCGGAAGTGCTCGCCAGCCGCTCCGGTTTCGACATCACCTCCGGCGACCTGCCGGCAGGTCTCCAGACGATGGCAGGGCTGCTCATGGTCGCCACAGGCCGTCACGACGACCTCCGCCGGATCATCCCCGCCTGGCGCGCCTCGACCACCGACACTGCGCTGGAAATCGAAGGGCTGCTCGGAATGTCCGCCCTCGGACGGCGCGACTGGCACGAAGCGATACGACACCTGCGGGTCGCAGCGAAGACGGCGGACGACCTCGAACTCGTCGAACCCGGAAGCCGCTTCCGCGTCGACCTCCCCCTCGTGGAGGCACTGCTGCAGGTAGGCGACATCGAGGAGGCCGGCGTCCGCCTCGCCCGCATCCGCGCTTTCGTGGAGACGAGGGATCGGCCGATCTCGCAGATCGGCCTGCACCGGATGACGGCGCTGTACCTGGCAGCGACGGGCGATCTCTCGGCTGCGCTGGCCGAATCCACTGCGGCCGTCGACCTAGCAGCCGATCACCGTAGACCGGGCGACGAGATGCTGGCACTGCTGCAGCGCACCCGGATCCTGCGGCGGCTGCGGCGGGTGACTCAGGCGCGAGACGACATCAGCGGCGCCGAACTGCTCTTCGAGGCGGCCGGCATCGAGGGGCTGCGCCACCATCTGGAAGCCGCCTCCACGGAGAAACGGAAAGTGGTCTCCCCGGCCCAGCTGACGGCGGCGGAGCGCCGGGTCGACGGGCTGGTTCGCGATGGACAGAGCAACGGGGAGATAGCGGCGGCGCTGTTCGTGAGCGTGCGGACCGTTGAGTCGCACGTCTCGGCGATCCTGCGGA
- a CDS encoding methionine ABC transporter permease translates to MNDTSDPKFWSDLVDVLIVGTGQTLYMVSIALLVTIVVGLPLGILLVGTEKGGLFESPFGSRALGRVVNRLLDFIVNLGRSIPFIILMIAVIPFTRLIIGTFIGSTAAIVPLSLVAIPFFARMVEIALKEIDPGLTEAANSLGASRWQIVRKVLVPEALPSMLLGLATTVTSIINFSAMVGTVAGGGLGDVAFRYGYQRYSTIHIVAVIIIIFIIVQSLAAIATHFARRFARTSSDTGRVKAVESLELKAAAEAR, encoded by the coding sequence ATGAACGACACCTCGGACCCCAAGTTCTGGAGCGACCTCGTCGACGTCTTGATCGTCGGCACCGGGCAGACGCTCTACATGGTCTCGATCGCGCTGCTCGTCACGATCGTCGTCGGTCTTCCCCTCGGCATCCTGCTCGTCGGCACGGAGAAGGGCGGACTGTTCGAGAGCCCGTTCGGCTCGCGTGCGCTCGGCCGGGTCGTGAACCGGTTGCTCGATTTCATCGTCAACCTCGGCCGCTCCATCCCGTTCATCATTCTGATGATCGCGGTGATCCCGTTCACGCGGCTGATCATCGGCACGTTCATCGGATCCACGGCCGCGATCGTGCCACTGTCGCTGGTCGCCATCCCGTTCTTCGCCCGCATGGTCGAGATCGCGCTCAAGGAGATCGACCCGGGGCTCACCGAGGCGGCGAACTCGCTGGGTGCGAGCCGGTGGCAGATCGTGCGCAAGGTGCTCGTGCCCGAGGCGCTGCCCAGCATGCTGCTCGGACTCGCGACGACCGTGACATCCATCATCAACTTCTCGGCGATGGTCGGGACCGTCGCGGGCGGCGGCCTCGGCGACGTGGCGTTCCGCTACGGCTACCAGCGCTACTCGACGATCCACATCGTCGCCGTGATCATCATCATCTTCATCATCGTGCAGTCGCTCGCCGCCATCGCCACGCACTTCGCGAGGCGTTTCGCCCGCACGTCCTCCGACACCGGCCGCGTCAAAGCGGTCGAGTCGCTCGAGCTGAAGGCCGCCGCCGAAGCCCGCTAG
- a CDS encoding DUF6518 family protein, translating to MQLIAVAAASALFGGATSFAQTFLPDVLRPFANSASGWTLLTAMVVAECRARTVPSAVFGAVSFVALVLGYQIVSGLRGSADEQTLFLIIGIVVGPFVGVAASWFHRDGWRALLGSGILSGIAVGEGVYGLVLISDTTGWFYWTIIAVIGLVLLILTARYRIHNARGRVLLALVVLAVGVAFFFAYLAAGQISR from the coding sequence GTGCAACTCATTGCGGTGGCGGCCGCTAGCGCGCTGTTTGGGGGAGCGACGTCATTTGCGCAGACGTTCCTGCCAGATGTTCTCCGCCCGTTCGCGAACTCGGCATCGGGCTGGACGCTGTTGACCGCCATGGTCGTAGCGGAATGCCGGGCAAGGACGGTACCGTCGGCCGTTTTCGGAGCGGTCAGCTTCGTCGCCCTCGTCCTGGGCTATCAGATTGTGTCCGGGTTACGTGGGTCTGCCGACGAGCAAACACTGTTCCTCATCATCGGCATTGTGGTCGGGCCATTTGTTGGCGTCGCCGCGTCTTGGTTCCACCGCGATGGCTGGCGGGCACTTCTCGGGTCCGGCATTTTGTCGGGAATAGCCGTGGGCGAAGGTGTTTATGGTCTCGTTTTGATTTCTGACACAACGGGTTGGTTTTACTGGACGATTATCGCCGTCATTGGCCTTGTGCTGTTGATCCTGACAGCCAGATACCGCATCCACAACGCGCGCGGCCGTGTTCTTCTAGCGCTGGTTGTGCTCGCGGTCGGCGTCGCGTTCTTCTTCGCTTACCTGGCCGCCGGACAGATCAGTCGCTAG
- a CDS encoding Gfo/Idh/MocA family protein: MSAPIRVGIVGVNAQRGWAAEAHIPALRSLPSYEITALSSTRQDSADAAAAAFGVKLAFSNHHDLVTSPEVDLVVVTVKVAHHREIVDAALNAGKSVYSEWPLGLDIDEVQAMVGLAQQKKARTLVGLQSRSNPAVMYASELVAEGYVGTVLSTTLIGSAGLGGIIDQGNSYIVKKENGASLLRLVAAHSIDVLNHVLGDFSELSAVLDTRRPDMVVLETGDRIVKTAPDQVAVIGRLESGTTASLHFREGHQGGEMFLWEINGTEGTLQLRAEGGHPGMFAPTISGSQGSDRLTALTIPERFTDQTPGLELLVNTTAYSVARMYDTFAADLREGSRNAPDFAEALRTFRVIDAVENAAISGARVFLPKAI; this comes from the coding sequence ATGAGCGCGCCGATCAGAGTCGGCATCGTCGGCGTCAATGCGCAGCGAGGGTGGGCGGCGGAAGCGCATATCCCGGCGCTTCGATCGCTGCCGTCGTACGAGATCACGGCTTTGAGCAGCACACGTCAAGATTCGGCGGATGCTGCGGCAGCGGCGTTCGGCGTGAAGCTGGCATTCAGCAATCACCATGACCTCGTCACAAGTCCCGAGGTCGACCTCGTGGTCGTCACTGTCAAGGTTGCGCATCACCGCGAGATCGTCGATGCGGCCCTCAATGCAGGCAAGTCCGTCTACAGCGAGTGGCCTCTCGGCTTGGATATCGACGAGGTCCAGGCGATGGTCGGGCTCGCGCAGCAGAAGAAGGCTCGAACACTCGTCGGATTGCAGTCCCGCAGCAATCCCGCCGTAATGTATGCCAGCGAGCTCGTCGCCGAGGGTTATGTCGGAACCGTCCTGTCCACCACCCTGATCGGCTCGGCCGGTCTCGGTGGGATCATCGACCAGGGCAACTCGTACATCGTCAAGAAGGAAAACGGCGCGAGCTTGCTGCGCCTTGTAGCCGCCCACAGCATCGACGTGCTCAACCACGTCCTCGGCGATTTCAGTGAACTCTCGGCCGTTCTCGACACCCGCCGCCCCGACATGGTCGTCCTCGAAACCGGCGACCGGATCGTCAAGACGGCGCCGGACCAGGTCGCGGTTATCGGCCGGCTCGAGTCGGGAACCACCGCAAGCCTCCACTTCCGCGAAGGACACCAAGGCGGGGAGATGTTCCTGTGGGAGATCAACGGGACCGAGGGCACCCTGCAGCTCCGCGCCGAAGGAGGTCACCCGGGTATGTTCGCGCCGACCATCTCCGGTTCGCAAGGCAGCGACCGCCTCACGGCGCTCACCATCCCCGAGCGCTTCACCGACCAGACCCCCGGTCTTGAGCTGCTGGTGAATACGACCGCCTACAGCGTGGCCCGGATGTACGACACCTTCGCCGCTGACTTGCGGGAGGGCTCGCGCAACGCGCCCGACTTCGCCGAGGCGCTTCGCACTTTCCGTGTGATCGACGCCGTCGAGAACGCAGCCATCTCCGGCGCCCGCGTCTTTCTCCCGAAGGCGATCTAG
- a CDS encoding DUF4286 family protein — protein sequence MTKYIQTVRSRALDGREAEYRDWYLATHIPELLALPGFVSADFRRMLAPVDAPAEFLCIYTIETSDLPAVQAAMVAAGALTVPSPAMDVPATRVEFFGAALV from the coding sequence TTGACCAAGTACATCCAGACAGTGCGCAGCAGGGCCCTCGACGGCCGCGAAGCCGAATACCGTGACTGGTACCTAGCGACGCACATACCGGAGCTGCTCGCGCTTCCAGGCTTCGTCTCGGCCGACTTCCGCCGTATGCTCGCACCGGTCGACGCGCCCGCGGAGTTCCTTTGTATCTATACGATCGAGACCTCGGACCTCCCTGCGGTGCAGGCGGCCATGGTCGCGGCAGGCGCTCTGACGGTGCCGAGCCCAGCGATGGATGTTCCTGCGACACGCGTCGAGTTCTTCGGGGCGGCACTCGTATGA
- a CDS encoding methionine ABC transporter ATP-binding protein: MISIDHVSKSFGTAASHTLALDDVSLEVGRGEIYGVVGQSGAGKSTLIRTVNLLERPDSGRITVDGRELTSLGAKDLRIARQGIGMIFQHFNLLSSRTVQGNVELALEVVGVDGKERRSRAGEILELVGLSDKANAYPAQLSGGQKQRIGIARSLATRPSVLLSDEATSALDPETTRSILDLLKTINRELGLTVLLITHEMDVVKAICDSAALIEGGRIAEQGKLVELISKPGSRLAHELFPLGEVPAGTTGTVIDITFSGGLADRPVIAQLAREYAIDVSILGATIETIAGSQAGRTRLELPGSPETIAAAIADLRRQGLLVETVTPTTTAGAAA, encoded by the coding sequence ATGATTTCGATCGATCACGTCAGCAAGTCCTTCGGGACTGCCGCCAGCCACACCCTCGCCCTCGACGACGTCAGCCTCGAGGTGGGCCGCGGCGAGATCTACGGTGTCGTCGGCCAGAGCGGCGCGGGCAAGAGTACGCTCATCCGCACGGTCAACCTGCTGGAGCGTCCCGACTCCGGCCGCATCACTGTCGACGGCAGAGAGTTGACCTCCCTGGGGGCGAAGGATCTCCGGATCGCGCGCCAGGGCATCGGCATGATCTTCCAGCACTTCAACCTGCTCTCCAGCCGCACCGTGCAGGGCAATGTCGAGCTCGCGCTCGAGGTCGTGGGCGTCGACGGCAAAGAGCGACGCAGTCGCGCGGGGGAGATCCTCGAGCTCGTCGGCCTCTCCGACAAGGCGAACGCGTACCCGGCGCAGCTCTCCGGCGGTCAGAAGCAGCGGATCGGCATCGCCCGGTCGCTCGCCACCCGCCCGAGCGTGCTGCTCTCCGACGAGGCGACGAGCGCGCTCGACCCCGAGACCACACGCTCGATCCTCGACCTGCTCAAGACCATCAACCGGGAGCTCGGCCTCACCGTACTGCTCATCACCCACGAGATGGACGTGGTCAAGGCCATCTGCGACTCCGCTGCGCTCATCGAGGGCGGCCGCATCGCCGAACAGGGCAAGCTCGTCGAGCTCATCTCGAAGCCCGGTTCGCGTCTCGCCCACGAACTCTTCCCGCTCGGCGAGGTGCCGGCCGGCACGACCGGCACGGTCATCGACATCACCTTCAGCGGCGGACTCGCCGACCGGCCGGTGATCGCACAGCTCGCCCGCGAGTACGCGATCGACGTCAGTATCCTCGGCGCCACGATCGAGACGATCGCGGGCAGCCAGGCCGGCCGCACCCGGCTCGAGCTTCCCGGCTCGCCGGAGACGATCGCCGCCGCCATCGCCGACCTTCGCCGCCAGGGTCTCCTCGTCGAGACCGTGACGCCCACCACGACCGCGGGAGCCGCAGCATGA
- a CDS encoding alpha/beta fold hydrolase translates to MNIFSSLSSSKRGRIGVVVAASAVALVALAGCAPAPVDAAAGSSSEVPVDPSKPTIVMVHGAWSDASPFDAVSKELRADGYAVVNFANPLRALGADTAYLASFLETRTEGPVVLVGHSYGGALISGAALSDTDVQSLVYVNGFVPEEGETILDLSSKAGPVDPAALFDMAPFPGDHNVDLYLKPEAFAGGFSNGLTDAQTATYLASQRPIAYAALIEPAAANPAWKTLPSWYIAGTEDHSIDISTQRFMAERAGSTLIEVKAGHLSMVADPEAVTKAIESAAAAK, encoded by the coding sequence ATGAACATCTTCTCGTCACTCTCCTCGTCAAAGCGCGGCCGTATCGGCGTCGTAGTCGCCGCATCCGCGGTCGCTCTGGTCGCCCTCGCCGGCTGCGCCCCCGCACCGGTGGACGCCGCCGCCGGCTCGTCCAGCGAGGTGCCGGTCGACCCGTCCAAGCCCACCATCGTCATGGTGCACGGCGCATGGAGCGACGCCAGCCCGTTCGACGCCGTGAGCAAGGAACTACGCGCCGACGGTTACGCCGTGGTCAACTTCGCGAACCCCCTCCGCGCCCTCGGCGCGGACACTGCGTACCTCGCCTCGTTCCTCGAGACCCGCACCGAGGGTCCCGTCGTTCTCGTCGGACACTCCTACGGCGGAGCGCTCATCAGCGGTGCCGCGCTGAGCGACACCGACGTGCAGTCGCTGGTCTACGTCAACGGCTTCGTGCCGGAGGAGGGCGAGACTATTCTCGACCTCTCCAGCAAGGCCGGCCCGGTCGACCCGGCCGCGCTGTTCGACATGGCGCCGTTCCCCGGCGACCACAACGTCGACCTCTACCTGAAGCCCGAAGCATTCGCCGGCGGATTCTCCAACGGCCTCACCGACGCGCAGACCGCGACCTACCTCGCCAGCCAGCGCCCGATCGCCTACGCCGCACTCATCGAGCCCGCCGCCGCGAACCCGGCATGGAAGACCCTCCCGTCCTGGTACATCGCCGGAACCGAGGACCACAGCATCGACATCTCCACTCAGCGCTTCATGGCCGAGCGCGCCGGCTCCACCCTCATCGAGGTCAAGGCCGGACACCTCTCGATGGTCGCCGACCCCGAGGCCGTGACCAAGGCCATCGAGTCCGCCGCAGCAGCCAAGTAG